GATCCCGGAGGTGGACCGTGCACACCGTCGCCCTGAAGCTCGTGACCGTGATCACCGAACGTCTGTTGCGGGATCGAATCGTCGACGAACTGCGCAAGTGCGGTGCGAAGGGCTTCACCGTGAGCGACGTCTCGGGGGAAGGGTCGCGCGGGGTGCGCGCCAGCGAGTGGGAGGGACAGAACCTCCGGATCGAATCGGTGGTCAGCCCCGACGTCGCCGATCGCGTGGTCGAGCGGATCGCTGACGACTTCTTCGAGAACTACGCGGTGATCGTCTACCTGCAGGACGTCGAGGTGGTGCGCGGCGACAAGTACGTGTGACGCGGCGGCGGGACCCGCGCCGCTGTGTTAGCCTGACCGCTGGCGCGCCCAGCCCCACCGTTCGGCCGAACGGATCGAGGCCGTGCGACGCCAGTGGCGCGACGACCTGATCAACGCCTGGAACGAGCACCGCTGGATCCATCTGCCGCGAGAGATGGGCGCGCGCATCGCGCCGCTGA
This Candidatus Krumholzibacteriia bacterium DNA region includes the following protein-coding sequences:
- a CDS encoding P-II family nitrogen regulator, producing the protein MHTVALKLVTVITERLLRDRIVDELRKCGAKGFTVSDVSGEGSRGVRASEWEGQNLRIESVVSPDVADRVVERIADDFFENYAVIVYLQDVEVVRGDKYV